Proteins from a single region of Electrophorus electricus isolate fEleEle1 chromosome 5, fEleEle1.pri, whole genome shotgun sequence:
- the LOC113576937 gene encoding cytochrome b ascorbate-dependent protein 3 isoform X1, with amino-acid sequence MKTTVTFYAAHALCLVLGVACVVLVAHWNASYRGGFAWDGEAQQFNWHPVLMVVGLVVLYGNAAVVYRIPLTWRVSKQPWKLVHAGLLLLALIFSVLGLCAVFDFHNTNHIPNLYSLHSWVGILTVGLFAAQWAVGIGTFLLPCTPLAIRAFVKPAHVWLGGIVLVLSVVSCISGINEKLFFVLKDKANGTVPYSQLPPEAVVANSLGIIIVAFGLVVLKILSNKTWKRPEPRNEEGGYRVRPSLSFSSVCGGKLMSGGVGLLYCGLQDIYTVL; translated from the exons ATGAAGACCACGGTCACGTTCTACGCCGCCCACGCGCTGTGTCTGGTGCTGGGCGTCGCGTGCGTGGTGCTCGTGGCCCACTGGAACGCCAGCTATCGAGGGGGGTTCGCGTGGGACGGCGAGGCCCAGCAGTTCAACTGGCACCCCGTGCTGATGGTCGTCGGTCTCGTGGTCCTGTACGGAAACG CGGCTGTGGTGTACCGCATCCCGCTGACCTGGCGTGTGAGCAAGCAGCCGTGGAAGCTGGTGCATGCTGGCCTCCTGCTCCTGGCGCTGATTTTCTCTGTGCTGGGCCTGTGCGCCGTGTTCGACTTCCACAACACAAACCACATTCCCAACCTCTATTCGCTGCACAGCTGGGTGGGCATCCTCACCGTGGGCCTGTTCGCTGCCCAG TGGGCTGTCGGCATCGGGACATTCCTGCTTCCCTGCACCCCACTGGCCATCCGTGCCTTTGTCAAGCCTGCTCACGTGTGGCTGGGTGGCATTGTCCTGGTGCTCAGCGTGGTGTCCTGCATCTCGGGCATCAACGAGAAGCTGTTTTTTGTCCT AAAGGACAAGGCCAATGGAACAGTTCCTTACTCCCAGCTACCACCGGAGGCAGTAGTCGCTAATTCCCTGGGTATCATCATCGTTGCCTTCGGATTGGTCGTCTTGAAAATTCTGTCCAATAAGACTTGGAAACGTCCAGAGCCCAGAAATGAGGAAGGGGGCTACAGGGTGCGTccgtctctgtctttct CAAGTGTCTGTGGAGGAAAGCTGATGTCTGGAGGTGTTGGTTTACTATATTGTGGACTGCAAGACATTTACACTGTTCTATGA
- the LOC113576937 gene encoding cytochrome b ascorbate-dependent protein 3 isoform X2 has translation MKTTVTFYAAHALCLVLGVACVVLVAHWNASYRGGFAWDGEAQQFNWHPVLMVVGLVVLYGNAAVVYRIPLTWRVSKQPWKLVHAGLLLLALIFSVLGLCAVFDFHNTNHIPNLYSLHSWVGILTVGLFAAQWAVGIGTFLLPCTPLAIRAFVKPAHVWLGGIVLVLSVVSCISGINEKLFFVLKDKANGTVPYSQLPPEAVVANSLGIIIVAFGLVVLKILSNKTWKRPEPRNEEGGYRQVSVEES, from the exons ATGAAGACCACGGTCACGTTCTACGCCGCCCACGCGCTGTGTCTGGTGCTGGGCGTCGCGTGCGTGGTGCTCGTGGCCCACTGGAACGCCAGCTATCGAGGGGGGTTCGCGTGGGACGGCGAGGCCCAGCAGTTCAACTGGCACCCCGTGCTGATGGTCGTCGGTCTCGTGGTCCTGTACGGAAACG CGGCTGTGGTGTACCGCATCCCGCTGACCTGGCGTGTGAGCAAGCAGCCGTGGAAGCTGGTGCATGCTGGCCTCCTGCTCCTGGCGCTGATTTTCTCTGTGCTGGGCCTGTGCGCCGTGTTCGACTTCCACAACACAAACCACATTCCCAACCTCTATTCGCTGCACAGCTGGGTGGGCATCCTCACCGTGGGCCTGTTCGCTGCCCAG TGGGCTGTCGGCATCGGGACATTCCTGCTTCCCTGCACCCCACTGGCCATCCGTGCCTTTGTCAAGCCTGCTCACGTGTGGCTGGGTGGCATTGTCCTGGTGCTCAGCGTGGTGTCCTGCATCTCGGGCATCAACGAGAAGCTGTTTTTTGTCCT AAAGGACAAGGCCAATGGAACAGTTCCTTACTCCCAGCTACCACCGGAGGCAGTAGTCGCTAATTCCCTGGGTATCATCATCGTTGCCTTCGGATTGGTCGTCTTGAAAATTCTGTCCAATAAGACTTGGAAACGTCCAGAGCCCAGAAATGAGGAAGGGGGCTACAGG CAAGTGTCTGTGGAGGAAAGCTGA
- the LOC113576915 gene encoding histone H2B-like produces the protein IVCFYSCGYLVHFIATPEPAKSALKKGSKKAVTKTAGKSGKKRKKSRKESYAVYVYKVLKQVHPDTGISSKAMGIMNSFVNDIFERIAGESSRLAHYNKRSTITSREIQTAVRLLLPGELAKHAVSEGTKAVTKYPSSK, from the coding sequence ATAGTGTGTTTCTATTCCTGTGGTTATCTTGTGCATTTTATCGCAACGCCGGAGCCAGCAAAATCTGCGCTGAAGAAAGGTTCGAAAAAGGCTGTGACGAAAACGGCCGGGAAAAGCGGCAAAAAACGCAAGAAGTCGCGAAAGGAAAGTTATGCTGTCTACGTATACAAAGTACTGAAACAGGTCCATCCAGATACGGGCATTTCTTCAAAGGCAATGGGCATTATGAACTCTTTCGTTAATGATATTTTCGAGCGCATCGCCGGAGAGTCCTCCCGTTTGGCTCACTATAACAAGCGCTCAACTATTACGTCACGGGAGATCCAGACTGCTGTTCGTTTATTATTGCCCGGAGAGCTTGCCAAGCACGCAGTTTCAGAAGGGACCAAGGCAGTGACAAAGTACCCGAGCTCAAAATGA
- the LOC113576910 gene encoding histone H4, which translates to MSGRGKGGKGLGKGGAKRHRKVLRDNIQGITKPAIRRLARRGGVKRISGLIYEETRGVLKVFLENVIRDAVTYTEHAKRKTVTAMDVVYALKRQGRTLYGFGG; encoded by the coding sequence ATGTCAGGCCGAGGAAAAGGCGGAAAGGGGCTCGGGAAAGGCGGCGCTAAGCGTCATCGCAAAGTTCTGCGCGATAACATCCAGGGCATTACCAAGCCAGCTATTCGACGCCTTGCGCGCCGCGGTGGCGTGAAGCGTATCTCTGGTCTGATCTATGAAGAGACACGCGGTGTGCTTAAAGTGTTCCTAGAGAACGTCATTCGTGATGCTGTAACCTACACCGAGCATGCCAAGCGCAAGACGGTTACCGCTATGGACGTTGTGTACGCTTTGAAGCGCCAAGGCCGTACTCTGTATGGTTTTGGTGGCTAA
- the LOC113576909 gene encoding histone H1 produces the protein MAETAPAPAATPAKAPKKKSVSKAKKAGPSVSDLIMKAIAASNERKGVSLAALKKALAGGGYDVEKNNSRVKLALKSLVKKGALVQTKGTGASGSFKLSKKTTEKKPAKKPEAKAKKPAVKKAPVKAAKPKKAAAKKPAAKKAPKKVKKPAAAAKKAAKSPKKVKKPAAKKVAKSPKKVKAAKPKTAKPKASKARKAAAKKK, from the coding sequence ATGGCAGAGACTGCTCCTGCTCCAGCGGCTACCCCGGCCAAGGCTCCTAAAAAGAAGTCCGTTTCGAAAGCGAAAAAGGCTGGACCGAGCGTGTCAGACCTTATCATGAAAGCCATTGCTGCGTCTAACGAGCGCAAAGGAGTTTCCCTGGCTGCGCTGAAGAAAGCTCTGGCGGGCGGTGGATATGACGTGGAGAAAAACAACTCTCGTGTCAAACTTGCTCTAAAATCCTTGGTTAAAAAGGGGGCGCTTGTTCAGACAAAAGGCACAGGAGCGTCCGGGTCCTTCAAGCTGAGCAAAAAAACCACAGAAAAGAAGCCGGCTAAAAAACCCGAAGCTAAAGCGAAGAAGCCTGCTGTTAAGAAAGCCCCGGTCAAGGCGGCGAAGCCGAAGAAAGCCGCGGCCAAGAAGCCCGCAGCTAAAAAGGCGCCCAAGAAAGTGAAGAAGCCAGCGGCAGCAGCCAAAAAGGCCGCTAAGAGTCCGAAGAAGGTTAAGAAACCGGCTGCGAAGAAAGTTGCGAAGAGTCCTAAGAAGGTCAAAGCGGCGAAGCCCAAAACTGCAAAGCCCAAAGCTTCAAAGGCAAGGAAGGCGGCTGCCAAGAAGAAGTAA
- the loxl2b gene encoding lysyl oxidase homolog 2b isoform X2: protein MSALWSILCHLATLSCIWGACRAQYEYLGYPAPAEEHYTPPQIPADVPKILLRLAGEKRKHNEGRVEVFYDGQWGTVCDDDFNIHAAQVVCRELGYVEAVSWAPASKYGKGEGRIWFDNVHCRGKEKTLAQCESNGIGVSDCKHSEDVGVVCSDKRIPGFRFLNPLANNIDHMTIQVEDVRIRPVLSSSRKRIPVTEGYMEVKDGGKWKQVCDVEWSSMNSRVICGMFGFPGERRYNTRIYRMFASRRTHTYWDYSVNCTGTEAHLSSCKLGHLLSPSANSSCSQGIPVVVSCIPGRAFAPTHMANYRKAFRQEPLVRLRGGGVVGEGRVEVLKNGEWGTICDDHWSLVAATVVCRELGFGTAKEALSGGRLGQGMGPVHMNEVQCSGFEKSVTECQFNMDKDSEGCSHEEDAGVRCNVPAMGFQQQLRLSGGRNPFEGRVEVLMERNGSLVWGTVCGDSWGTMEAMVVCRQLGLGFASSAFQETWYWPGTVTADNVVMSGVHCAGTEMSLSHCLHHGEHLRCPRGGARYAAGVSCSETAPDLVLNPQVVEQTTYLEDRQMFMLQCAYEENCLASTSGSTPANSYRRLLRFSSQIHNNGQADFRPKASRESWVWHDCHRHYHSMEVFTYYDLLSLNGSKVAEGHKASFCLEDSECDEGIEKRYECANFGEQGITVSCWDTYRHDIDCQWVDITDVKPGDYLFQIVINPNYEVAESDYTNNVVKCRTRYDGHRIWMYNCHIGGSVSGETEELFPGLLSNQVTHR from the exons ATGTCAGCCCTCTGGTCCATCCTGTGCCACCTGGCGACGCTGTCCTGTATCTGGGGCGCGTGCCGCGCGCAGTACGAGTACCTGGGTTACCCGGCGCCTGCCGAGGAGCACTACACGCCACCGCAGATTCCCGCCGACGTGCCCAAGATCCTGCTGCGGCTGGCCGGAGAGAAGCGCAAGCACAACGAGGGCCGTGTGGAGGTCTTCTATGACGGCCAGTGGGGCACCGTGTGCGACGACGACTTCAACATCCACGCTGCCCAGGTGGTATGCAGGGAGCTGGGCTACGTCGAGGCCGTCTCCTGGGCTCCCGCCTCCAAATACGGGAAAGGGGAGG GCCGCATCTGGTTCGATAACGTCCACTGCAGGGGGAAGGAGAAGACCCTGGCGCAGTGCGAGTCCAACGGCATCGGCGTGTCCGACTGCAAGCACTCCGAAGACGTGGGCGTGGTCTGCAGTGACAAGAGGATCCCAGGATTTCGGTTCCTCAACCCGCTCGCCAACAACATCGAC CACATGACTATCCAGGTGGAGGACGTACGCATCCGCCCCGTGCTGTCCTCCTCCCGGAAGCGCATCCCTGTGACGGAGGGCTACATGGAGGTGAAGGACGGTGGGAAGTGGAAGCAGGTGTGCGATGTGGAGTGGAGCTCCATGAACAGCCGGGTGATCTGTGGAATGTTTGGCTTCCCTGGAGAGAGGAGATACAACACACGCATCTACAG AATGTTCGCCAGCAGAAGGACGCACACATACTGGGATTACTCGGTGAACTGTACAGGCACCGAGGCCCACCTTTCCAGCTGCAAGCTGGGCCACTTGCTGTCGCCCTCTGCCAACAGCTCATGCAGCCAGGGCATCCCAGTAGTGGTCAGCTGCATCCCCGGCCGAGCCTTTGCTCCCACGCACATGGCCAACTACAGGAAAGCCTTCAGACAGGAG CCCCTGGTGCGTctgaggggtggtggtgtggtgggtgaaggtcgggtggaggtgctgaagaATGGGGAGTGGGGCACCATCTGTGACGACCACTGGAGCCTGGTGGCGGCTACTGTGGTGTGTCGTGAGCTGGGCTTTGGCACCGCCAAGGAGGCTCTGTCTGGCGGCCGTCTCGGCCAGG GCATGGGCCCAGTCCACATGAATGAGGTGCAGTGCTCTGGCTTCGAGAAGTCTGTGACCGAATGCCAGTTTAACATGGATAAGGACTCGGAGGGGTGCAGTCACGAGGAGGATGCGGGTGTCCGGTGCAACGTTCCTGCCATGGGCTTCCAGCAGCAG CTGCGGCTGAGTGGTGGCCGGAACCCATTTGAGGGCCGTGTGGAGGTGCTGATGGAGAGGAACGGCTCGCTCGTGTGGGGCACGGTGTGTGGTGACAGCTGGGGCACTATGGAGGCCATGGTGGTGTGTCGCCAGCTCGGGCTGGGCTTTGCCAGCAGCGCATTCCAG GAGACGTGGTACTGGCCAGGCACAGTCACCGCCGACAACGTGGTGATGAGCGGGGTCCACTGTGCAGGCACTGAGATGTCCCTGTCCCACTGCCTCCACCACGGCGAGCACCTGCGCTGCCCCAGGGGAGGAGCGCGCTACGCAGCGGGAGTCTCCTGCTCTGAGA CTGCCCCGGACCTGGTGCTGAACCCGCAGGTGGTGGAACAGACCACGTACCTGGAGGACCGGCAAATGTTCATGCTGCAGTGCGCCTACGAGGAGAACTGCCTGGCCTCCACCTCCGGCTCCACACCGGCCAACTCCTACCGACGTCTGTTGCGCTTCTCCTCCCAGATCCACAACAATGGCCAGGCCGACTTCAGGCCGAAGGCCTCGCGAGAGTCCTGGGTCTGGCACGATTGCCACAG ACACTACCACAGCATGGAGGTGTTCACTTATTACGACCTGCTCAGCCTGAATGGTTCCAAAGTGGCTGAAGGACACAAGGCCAGCTTCTGTCTTGAGGACTCGGAGTGCGATGAAG GGATCGAGAAGAGATACGAGTGTGCTAACTTCGGCGAACAGGGCATCACAGTTAGCTGCTgggacacatacagacatgacaTCGACTGCCAGTGGGTGGACATCACCGATGTCAAGCCCGGAGACTACCTGTTCCAG ATTGTCATCAACCCTAACTATGAGGTTGCTGAGTCAGATTATACCAACAATGTTGTGAAATGCAGGACTCGATATGATGGCCATCGCATATGGATGTATAACTGCCATATAG
- the loxl2b gene encoding lysyl oxidase homolog 2b isoform X1, which translates to MSALWSILCHLATLSCIWGACRAQYEYLGYPAPAEEHYTPPQIPADVPKILLRLAGEKRKHNEGRVEVFYDGQWGTVCDDDFNIHAAQVVCRELGYVEAVSWAPASKYGKGEGRIWFDNVHCRGKEKTLAQCESNGIGVSDCKHSEDVGVVCSDKRIPGFRFLNPLANNIDHMTIQVEDVRIRPVLSSSRKRIPVTEGYMEVKDGGKWKQVCDVEWSSMNSRVICGMFGFPGERRYNTRIYRMFASRRTHTYWDYSVNCTGTEAHLSSCKLGHLLSPSANSSCSQGIPVVVSCIPGRAFAPTHMANYRKAFRQEQPLVRLRGGGVVGEGRVEVLKNGEWGTICDDHWSLVAATVVCRELGFGTAKEALSGGRLGQGMGPVHMNEVQCSGFEKSVTECQFNMDKDSEGCSHEEDAGVRCNVPAMGFQQQLRLSGGRNPFEGRVEVLMERNGSLVWGTVCGDSWGTMEAMVVCRQLGLGFASSAFQETWYWPGTVTADNVVMSGVHCAGTEMSLSHCLHHGEHLRCPRGGARYAAGVSCSETAPDLVLNPQVVEQTTYLEDRQMFMLQCAYEENCLASTSGSTPANSYRRLLRFSSQIHNNGQADFRPKASRESWVWHDCHRHYHSMEVFTYYDLLSLNGSKVAEGHKASFCLEDSECDEGIEKRYECANFGEQGITVSCWDTYRHDIDCQWVDITDVKPGDYLFQIVINPNYEVAESDYTNNVVKCRTRYDGHRIWMYNCHIGGSVSGETEELFPGLLSNQVTHR; encoded by the exons ATGTCAGCCCTCTGGTCCATCCTGTGCCACCTGGCGACGCTGTCCTGTATCTGGGGCGCGTGCCGCGCGCAGTACGAGTACCTGGGTTACCCGGCGCCTGCCGAGGAGCACTACACGCCACCGCAGATTCCCGCCGACGTGCCCAAGATCCTGCTGCGGCTGGCCGGAGAGAAGCGCAAGCACAACGAGGGCCGTGTGGAGGTCTTCTATGACGGCCAGTGGGGCACCGTGTGCGACGACGACTTCAACATCCACGCTGCCCAGGTGGTATGCAGGGAGCTGGGCTACGTCGAGGCCGTCTCCTGGGCTCCCGCCTCCAAATACGGGAAAGGGGAGG GCCGCATCTGGTTCGATAACGTCCACTGCAGGGGGAAGGAGAAGACCCTGGCGCAGTGCGAGTCCAACGGCATCGGCGTGTCCGACTGCAAGCACTCCGAAGACGTGGGCGTGGTCTGCAGTGACAAGAGGATCCCAGGATTTCGGTTCCTCAACCCGCTCGCCAACAACATCGAC CACATGACTATCCAGGTGGAGGACGTACGCATCCGCCCCGTGCTGTCCTCCTCCCGGAAGCGCATCCCTGTGACGGAGGGCTACATGGAGGTGAAGGACGGTGGGAAGTGGAAGCAGGTGTGCGATGTGGAGTGGAGCTCCATGAACAGCCGGGTGATCTGTGGAATGTTTGGCTTCCCTGGAGAGAGGAGATACAACACACGCATCTACAG AATGTTCGCCAGCAGAAGGACGCACACATACTGGGATTACTCGGTGAACTGTACAGGCACCGAGGCCCACCTTTCCAGCTGCAAGCTGGGCCACTTGCTGTCGCCCTCTGCCAACAGCTCATGCAGCCAGGGCATCCCAGTAGTGGTCAGCTGCATCCCCGGCCGAGCCTTTGCTCCCACGCACATGGCCAACTACAGGAAAGCCTTCAGACAGGAG CAGCCCCTGGTGCGTctgaggggtggtggtgtggtgggtgaaggtcgggtggaggtgctgaagaATGGGGAGTGGGGCACCATCTGTGACGACCACTGGAGCCTGGTGGCGGCTACTGTGGTGTGTCGTGAGCTGGGCTTTGGCACCGCCAAGGAGGCTCTGTCTGGCGGCCGTCTCGGCCAGG GCATGGGCCCAGTCCACATGAATGAGGTGCAGTGCTCTGGCTTCGAGAAGTCTGTGACCGAATGCCAGTTTAACATGGATAAGGACTCGGAGGGGTGCAGTCACGAGGAGGATGCGGGTGTCCGGTGCAACGTTCCTGCCATGGGCTTCCAGCAGCAG CTGCGGCTGAGTGGTGGCCGGAACCCATTTGAGGGCCGTGTGGAGGTGCTGATGGAGAGGAACGGCTCGCTCGTGTGGGGCACGGTGTGTGGTGACAGCTGGGGCACTATGGAGGCCATGGTGGTGTGTCGCCAGCTCGGGCTGGGCTTTGCCAGCAGCGCATTCCAG GAGACGTGGTACTGGCCAGGCACAGTCACCGCCGACAACGTGGTGATGAGCGGGGTCCACTGTGCAGGCACTGAGATGTCCCTGTCCCACTGCCTCCACCACGGCGAGCACCTGCGCTGCCCCAGGGGAGGAGCGCGCTACGCAGCGGGAGTCTCCTGCTCTGAGA CTGCCCCGGACCTGGTGCTGAACCCGCAGGTGGTGGAACAGACCACGTACCTGGAGGACCGGCAAATGTTCATGCTGCAGTGCGCCTACGAGGAGAACTGCCTGGCCTCCACCTCCGGCTCCACACCGGCCAACTCCTACCGACGTCTGTTGCGCTTCTCCTCCCAGATCCACAACAATGGCCAGGCCGACTTCAGGCCGAAGGCCTCGCGAGAGTCCTGGGTCTGGCACGATTGCCACAG ACACTACCACAGCATGGAGGTGTTCACTTATTACGACCTGCTCAGCCTGAATGGTTCCAAAGTGGCTGAAGGACACAAGGCCAGCTTCTGTCTTGAGGACTCGGAGTGCGATGAAG GGATCGAGAAGAGATACGAGTGTGCTAACTTCGGCGAACAGGGCATCACAGTTAGCTGCTgggacacatacagacatgacaTCGACTGCCAGTGGGTGGACATCACCGATGTCAAGCCCGGAGACTACCTGTTCCAG ATTGTCATCAACCCTAACTATGAGGTTGCTGAGTCAGATTATACCAACAATGTTGTGAAATGCAGGACTCGATATGATGGCCATCGCATATGGATGTATAACTGCCATATAG